A portion of the Mesoplasma entomophilum genome contains these proteins:
- a CDS encoding YebC/PmpR family DNA-binding transcriptional regulator, translated as MGRAHEVRAASMAKTAAKKSAANGRASKEIYMAAKAGGSDPTSNLALRTLIDKAKSNQIPKDVIDRAIKRATGGDAENYVSNRYEGMGPGNTAIIVDALTSNVNRAAANIREVFNKNNGNPEGKVAFMFEEVSMFAFKGKTEEDVLEQLMMSEVDVNDVEVEEDMIIVTAPYKSFNAVKHSLDELGIEEYLMAEIKLIPTDDYIEVTDAELKQQLQTLLDKLDELEDVQNVYHNAAI; from the coding sequence ATGGGAAGAGCACACGAAGTCCGTGCCGCTTCAATGGCGAAAACAGCTGCTAAAAAGTCAGCAGCTAATGGTAGAGCAAGTAAAGAAATTTATATGGCAGCTAAAGCCGGTGGTTCAGATCCAACATCAAACTTAGCATTAAGAACTTTAATTGATAAAGCTAAATCAAATCAAATTCCAAAAGATGTTATTGATAGAGCTATCAAAAGAGCGACTGGTGGAGATGCTGAAAACTATGTATCAAATAGATACGAAGGAATGGGTCCAGGAAACACAGCTATTATTGTTGATGCATTAACAAGTAATGTTAATCGAGCAGCAGCAAACATTAGAGAAGTTTTTAATAAAAACAATGGTAATCCAGAAGGTAAGGTTGCATTTATGTTTGAGGAAGTTTCAATGTTTGCTTTTAAAGGCAAAACAGAAGAAGATGTGCTTGAACAATTAATGATGAGCGAAGTTGATGTTAATGATGTCGAAGTCGAAGAAGATATGATTATTGTTACAGCTCCTTACAAATCTTTTAATGCAGTTAAACATTCATTAGATGAATTAGGAATTGAAGAATACTTAATGGCAGAAATTAAATTAATCCCAACTGATGATTATATTGAAGTAACTGATGCTGAATTAAAACAACAATTACAAACATTATTAGATAAACTTGATGAATTAGAAGATGTACAAAACGTATATCATAATGCAGCTATTTAA
- a CDS encoding inorganic diphosphatase, translating to MSKNNVLDMIVEIPKGSSNKYEVDAKTGRIILDRVLYGANFYPGEYGMVENTLDWDGDPLDVISLCTYPTMPGVQVSVRILGSIKMIDAGEIDTKLFGVFNDDPRFSSYEKLEDVPQHLRDEIENFFLQYKALQKKSVKINGWGTLEEAIEELHECKERFAEYKDRLEAGERDLILAEWKAKGIGQG from the coding sequence ATGTCAAAAAACAATGTATTAGATATGATCGTTGAAATTCCTAAAGGTTCATCTAATAAATATGAAGTAGATGCAAAAACTGGAAGAATTATTTTGGATAGAGTTTTATATGGAGCTAACTTTTATCCAGGTGAATATGGAATGGTTGAAAACACACTTGATTGAGATGGAGATCCATTAGATGTTATTAGTTTATGTACTTACCCAACAATGCCAGGTGTTCAAGTAAGTGTTAGAATCTTAGGTTCAATAAAAATGATTGATGCTGGAGAAATTGATACTAAACTATTTGGAGTATTTAACGATGACCCAAGATTTAGTTCTTATGAAAAATTAGAAGATGTACCTCAACATTTACGTGATGAAATTGAAAACTTCTTCTTACAATACAAGGCTTTACAAAAAAAATCAGTAAAAATTAACGGTTGAGGAACTTTAGAAGAAGCAATCGAAGAATTACATGAATGTAAAGAAAGATTTGCTGAATACAAAGACAGACTTGAAGCTGGTGAAAGAGACTTAATCTTAGCTGAGTGAAAAGCAAAAGGAATTGGACAAGGATAA
- a CDS encoding deoxynucleoside kinase: MKIAIFGTVGAGKSSISQELSERLNYEIFPEPIDENPYFEDYYKDIKAYAFRMQIFMLTARSKQLFAAKDLKNKIFDRTIIEDPIFMNVGHKMGNVDDMDYKTYCDFFQYVVSENLKYPNDRLKFDLVVYLKVSDETSIRRINERGRSAELSIDNEYWKILNESYEEYYQEHKNDFPFLVIDANNNNLDEKVEEVIRNIEKIKKEI; this comes from the coding sequence ATGAAAATAGCAATTTTTGGAACAGTAGGAGCAGGTAAATCATCAATATCACAAGAATTATCAGAAAGATTAAATTATGAAATATTTCCTGAGCCAATAGATGAAAACCCCTACTTTGAAGATTATTACAAAGATATTAAGGCTTATGCTTTTAGAATGCAAATATTCATGTTAACAGCAAGATCAAAACAATTATTTGCAGCCAAAGATTTAAAAAACAAAATTTTTGATAGAACAATTATTGAAGATCCAATATTCATGAATGTTGGTCATAAAATGGGGAATGTTGATGATATGGATTACAAAACATATTGTGATTTCTTTCAATATGTAGTTTCTGAAAATTTAAAATATCCAAACGACAGATTAAAATTTGATTTAGTTGTATACTTAAAAGTTTCTGATGAAACTTCAATTAGAAGAATTAATGAACGTGGAAGATCAGCAGAATTAAGTATTGATAATGAGTACTGAAAAATTTTAAATGAATCATATGAAGAATATTACCAAGAACATAAAAATGATTTTCCATTTTTAGTTATTGATGCTAACAACAATAACTTAGATGAGAAAGTTGAAGAAGTTATACGAAATATAGAAAAAATTAAGAAGGAGATTTAA
- the rpsP gene encoding 30S ribosomal protein S16 produces MVKIRLKRIGKKQAPFYRIVAADSRVNRNGQYIELIGTFDPLKSEVKINNELALKWLQNGAQPTETVRELLSQQGVMKALHEAKLANKK; encoded by the coding sequence ATGGTAAAAATTAGATTAAAAAGAATTGGTAAAAAACAAGCACCTTTCTACAGAATCGTTGCTGCTGATTCAAGAGTTAACCGTAATGGTCAATACATAGAATTAATTGGAACATTTGATCCATTAAAATCAGAAGTTAAAATTAACAATGAATTAGCTTTAAAATGATTACAAAATGGAGCTCAACCAACTGAAACTGTTAGAGAATTATTATCACAACAAGGTGTAATGAAAGCATTACACGAAGCAAAACTTGCTAACAAAAAATAA
- a CDS encoding ECF transporter S component, translated as MKKNKKEYEAYLKDISLLEEEEINNLEHKKEDHYHGIHHFDDRGQHDHIEKNEFKLSIEFKMSRRRLIYKMVLTSVFLALTATVSAIDIFFEKIALPVGSGQLWIDFRFLDIAFICISIATLGPIFSSIIGFLNPFIHFAIHGGEHGIWSTTIEAPQNILIVWMVWAVFNVFFNNSPIHRDTDKTKARFKRFVPIPVMIILASVISTGMFILGMYLDGLTSSHDHIHEHSIQLFHEEHHHSDGKLENVTDINFFILLSIFAWNMLRYTVAFSIFSIVEWRMRPINHRYK; from the coding sequence ATGAAAAAGAATAAAAAAGAATATGAGGCTTACTTAAAAGATATAAGTCTACTTGAAGAAGAAGAAATTAATAATTTGGAGCATAAAAAAGAAGATCATTATCATGGTATACATCATTTTGATGATAGAGGTCAACATGATCATATTGAAAAAAACGAATTTAAATTATCTATTGAGTTTAAAATGTCTAGAAGAAGACTTATTTATAAAATGGTACTTACTTCTGTATTTTTAGCTTTAACAGCAACGGTTAGTGCTATAGATATTTTCTTTGAAAAAATTGCATTGCCAGTTGGTTCAGGTCAATTATGGATTGATTTTAGATTTTTGGATATTGCATTTATTTGTATTTCAATTGCTACACTTGGCCCAATTTTTTCATCAATCATAGGATTTTTAAATCCTTTTATCCATTTTGCAATTCACGGTGGAGAGCACGGTATTTGATCAACTACAATTGAAGCACCTCAAAATATCTTGATAGTTTGAATGGTATGAGCTGTGTTTAATGTATTTTTTAATAATTCACCAATACATAGAGATACAGATAAAACAAAGGCAAGATTCAAAAGGTTTGTACCAATACCAGTAATGATTATATTAGCATCTGTGATTTCAACAGGTATGTTCATATTAGGGATGTATTTAGACGGTTTAACAAGTAGTCATGACCACATTCATGAGCATTCAATACAGTTATTCCATGAAGAACACCATCATTCAGATGGCAAATTGGAAAATGTTACGGATATCAACTTCTTTATACTTTTATCAATATTTGCATGAAATATGCTTAGATATACAGTTGCTTTCTCAATATTCAGTATTGTTGAATGAAGAATGAGACCAATAAACCATAGATATAAATAA